CACTTCGAACGATTGAATAAGAGAATGGTGAGTGCGTGCAATGCTGCCGCCGTCATGGACAACACGGCTAAGGCAGCAAGTGCCGCTGGCGAGGTTACCCAGTTCAAGCCACTGAAGTATGGTGGCAGGACCTGGACTTCAGTTCGCGACATCAGCAAGGCGGTCACGAAGGAACGTCGGAACTGCGACGACGCGCGGCGAGCGTTGGCCAGCGCACAGCGGCGCTAGTGGCTGGGATGACAGAGTCCACCACGCAACCGCAGATCGTCCTGCTGGGAGCCAGGCGATTGATCGTCGCTGCGGTCCTGCTGCTAGTCAGTTGTAGTGGGTCAGACCGGACCTTTTATCCACTTGGCGAAGGGGCCACCCTGGAGTACCAAGTTTCAACTGGCTCGCTTTTCGGTTCGTCGGGTGGACGGAACGCACGCGTGACGAACCTGGCCTCACGTGAACTCCGTGGCTTGGAGGTTACTCCCCAAAGGGTCGACATCGGTGGACAGAGCCATTTTCTGTTCGTGGCCGGCGATCAGACCGGCATCTACGAGTACGCACGTCAGTCCGCTGGAGCTGTCGAACCCGAGATCCTGCCGACACCCAATTACATCATCAAGCATCCGCTGGAGCCCGGAGGCTCGTGGGAGGGGTTTACGGAGACGAGTCTGCTAATGAACAAGAGCCGCATGGCGACGCGCACTACCATTGAGTCAACAGACGAGGCGGTTACGGTTCCGGCAGGAACCTTCGAGCACTGTCTGAGGACAAAGACTGTTGGCACGACAACGTACAATCACGGCGCTTTCGTGGGTATGGCAAGAATTACCCTCGAAGAGCACTCGTGGTTGTGTCCCGGCATAGGGATGGTGAAGAGCGTTCGCAAAGAGCGCAGCAACCACCTCTTGACAGGTTCGGGAGAGGCAAGCCTTGAGTTGGTAGACTTCAAGAAGTCAAGGAGCGGTGTCCGCTGGACGAGGCCGCCTTCGAAGGCCGCAGCGGGGCCTGCTTTCCCCGAGGAATATTGGCAGGGCGTTGCAGGAGAATGCATGAGGATAGCTGCCAAGTCACCGAGAGCGACATCCTACACTGTCAAGTTTTTCTACTGCGAGGCCGGTGAAGATCACGCGCAAGGCAGTGTGCACGACGCCACTCTGGAAGCCGGTCGCGGGCTACGGCTTGGGAGTGGCAATTACCTCGTTCGGTACATGACGGATCGCGACGTAAAGCAAGCCAGGGATAGCGGCCATGCATGCCCGGATCGGTCGGCGTGTCTCTTTGTTGATATGTTCGCCGCCTACTCTGCCGCGTGGGAAGGCTCGCCACCTGCGGATACGGCGGCGGTGTTTGCGCGCCAAGGCTGGGCTCCATAAGGCAATGGCGTGGGCAGGACATCGACGAGGACGCTTAGTGGCCCTTCATGTGCAGCCAACGACCGGATTGCTCGGGGTCCGCTGCGAAAAGCAGGGCTTGACCTGGTGAGAGCGTTCTTTCCTTCGAATGGAGCTCACCCTGAAAGTGGACGGAGCGCCGCTCGGATGAGTCTAGCTATGTCGGGCTGCCTCCGAAGCTGGAGCCCTACCTGCGTCGCTTCGGGTTCATGGATGGCAGTGCTTTGGCTGTTCTCCGTAGCCTGTGGCTCTGGGGACGCTCTCCAGCCACCCACTCCAGCCCCCCCGCCGTCTGCACCAGTAGCGACCGTGGTCGTTAGTCCGGATTCACTGAGACTGGAAGTGGGGAGTTCGGCCCCTCTCCAAGCCGTCGTTCGGGATACTTCAGGTAACCCACTCAACGGCCGAGCCGTAACCTGGCGTAGCGACGATCCGGCCGTCGTGTCCGTTTCGATGTCTGGCGTGGTCACCGCCGTGTCGGGCGGGGGACCCGTCCAGGTTACGGCGACTTCAGAGTCACAGTTCGGCGTTGCAAGGGTTTGGGTACACTACCCCCAGTCCGGTACCGTCGGCCAGAAGGGCGGGGCACTGAGTACCGCAAGCGGTGCGGGGGTCATTGTCCTGTCGCCTGGAGCTGTTGCGGGCGAAGTCAAGGTTCAACTTCGCGACTCGCAGCCGGAAACGCCTCGCTATGCGCCGCTGTCGGCAAGCGGTGTCCATCTGAGACTTCCCCTGACTGGCCAAGGCGCCGACTACCGAGCTGGCACGGCCAAGCTGACCTTCGCGTTGTCCAGAATGCCACAGCCAGGGGCGGTGGTCTATGTTCGCGCCAAGTTTAAGGGCGTCGCTGACAAGTTCTGGGCCAAGGCGAATGTGGTGTCCGACAGCCGGGCAGAAATCGCGATTCCGACGGAGCAACTCACCGACTTCACGACGTTGCTTGGACTCGACACGCTAGATGTGACGTTCAACGTCGAAGAGTTCGTGCCGTCTGAGGCGATGAGCAGTCTCCAGTCTGCTCGGACTGGCAGCATGCCCAGTGCCACGTCAGAACCCGGCTGCCCGCAACTTCCGGCGGGTCTGACCCTATCGAACTACTACGTCGCGTGCACGGGCGGTGTACTGCGACTGATCGAGCCTGGGAAGAGTGGCCCCAGCAGCAAGATCGGGATCGTACTCGTCCATGGATGGCTCCCGAGTATTGGGAACGGCGAGGACTACCTCAAGGAGCAGGGCCTTCTCTGCGAGAATCCCGCCTCCGTTAGTTCTACGCCCGCAACGCTCATCTCCGTCGTGTGCTCAGCCCCACCCGCGCCGGATCCCAATGCTGCGCTGCCCGTCACCAACTATTTCAAGCACCTGTTGACCGCCCTTCGGGCTGACCAGGCCTCGGCTTTACGCGGAGCGCCCATCTACGGATTTGACTACCAGTCCTATCGAGACCATTTCACGTCCGGTGCCCAGCTTATGGATGCCCTGAGAGACACAATGGATCGTAACGGTCTTCAGGGTTTTGTCATAGTTGCGCACAGCATGGGCGGCCTCATTGCTCGGGAGGCTGCTCGGCGGCTCGAGGATACGTCGAAGGCTGCTCAGGTGATTCTCGGCGTAATCACTCTTGGCACTCCTCATCTCGGTACTCCTTTGGTCGGTATGCGGATCGCGAACTTCTTCTCTGGGGTTGCGACGCCTGCTAGGACGAGCTTGATAACGGGAGCGGCCCGAGATGAGCGCGCGACACTGATTGCCTACGGAGGTCACAAAACGAGCCAGGGGCAGTATCTATTCACTGGGACTGTCCTGTGCCTCTCGTCCGGCCTCTGTCGCAACGATGGCGTCGTCCCTCTCGGTTCTGCTCTTCCTTCAACATTTGTAGGATCAGGACGGGTTGAACTTCTGACGCCGTATGAACCCTGCGATCACACTGAGTTGAAGGAAGCGCGATGCCCGTCGATCGCCAACGATGATCTCTACGTTACGCTGAGGCTCCTGATTGGGCATCTGCTCAGGCGCGCGGGGGCAGAGAACCTAAACTTTCGCGTGCCCCCCGCGAACACGGTGGCCCGTTCAAGGCTCGGCTCGGTCGAGATCCGTGTGCTTGATGCGATCGGCACCCCCATCGAGACCGGCGCCACGTTCGAGGTCAACCTCCGCCTTGACGCCAACCCCACCTCAGCTACGCTTGGCGGGACGACCACGGCCACAGCCCACAACGGCGTTGCGGTTTTCGATGACCTGACGATCGACAAGCCTGGGACCGGTTATACGCTCGCCGCCAGTCTAGCAGGCATTGCAGACCTCGTGGTCACTTCCCGCGCCTTCAACGTGACCGCGGCCCCCGAAGGCCAGGGACAGTTCATGGTGCCGATCTCGGCGGGCAATCACCATACCTGTGCAATTACAATCTCGGGGCACAGCTACTGTTGGGGCTGGGGGTCAAGTGGGCGTCTCGGCAACGGTTCAACAATGAACCGACTGACCCCAACCCTGGTCTCTGGCAACTACGCCTTTACCATGCTTTCCACGATGGCGGGATCGTTCGCCGCTACCTGTGCAATTACAACAGCAGGCACGGCGCACTGCTGGGGTGGTTCAAATTCATATCAACTCGGGAATGGCAGCCTCGCGGAAAGCCTGGTGCCCACTCCTGTTGCAGGGGGATTCACTTTTTCCCAGGTGTCATCCGGATTTCACCACGCCTGTGGCATCACGAACAATGGAGA
This region of Gemmatimonadales bacterium genomic DNA includes:
- a CDS encoding Ig-like domain-containing protein; translated protein: MVVSPDSLRLEVGSSAPLQAVVRDTSGNPLNGRAVTWRSDDPAVVSVSMSGVVTAVSGGGPVQVTATSESQFGVARVWVHYPQSGTVGQKGGALSTASGAGVIVLSPGAVAGEVKVQLRDSQPETPRYAPLSASGVHLRLPLTGQGADYRAGTAKLTFALSRMPQPGAVVYVRAKFKGVADKFWAKANVVSDSRAEIAIPTEQLTDFTTLLGLDTLDVTFNVEEFVPSEAMSSLQSARTGSMPSATSEPGCPQLPAGLTLSNYYVACTGGVLRLIEPGKSGPSSKIGIVLVHGWLPSIGNGEDYLKEQGLLCENPASVSSTPATLISVVCSAPPAPDPNAALPVTNYFKHLLTALRADQASALRGAPIYGFDYQSYRDHFTSGAQLMDALRDTMDRNGLQGFVIVAHSMGGLIAREAARRLEDTSKAAQVILGVITLGTPHLGTPLVGMRIANFFSGVATPARTSLITGAARDERATLIAYGGHKTSQGQYLFTGTVLCLSSGLCRNDGVVPLGSALPSTFVGSGRVELLTPYEPCDHTELKEARCPSIANDDLYVTLRLLIGHLLRRAGAENLNFRVPPANTVARSRLGSVEIRVLDAIGTPIETGATFEVNLRLDANPTSATLGGTTTATAHNGVAVFDDLTIDKPGTGYTLAASLAGIADLVVTSRAFNVTAAPEGQGQFMVPISAGNHHTCAITISGHSYCWGWGSSGRLGNGSTMNRLTPTLVSGNYAFTMLSTMAGSFAATCAITTAGTAHCWGGSNSYQLGNGSLAESLVPTPVAGGFTFSQVSSGFHHACGITNNGEAYCWGGNAFGEIGSGSLSSARTPVRVISDVPFSSISAGAYHTCGISTSGVGYCWGEGFLLGTGTTTRSYVPVPIAGAHIFATISAAYNHSCALTTEGVSLCWGSRGNYGYLGDNSPDLSALMPVPTAGGHRWVAISARQWHTCGINTSGAAYCWGAGGAGRLGNGSSITRRVPTPVAGDLVFTSISAGIDHTCGITDIGDAYCWGGGSLGALGSGSTVSSDVPIQVTGGLRFPAALPALRFSATATGPQDRRPVR